From the Sinorhizobium garamanticum genome, one window contains:
- a CDS encoding DUF6064 family protein — protein sequence MSEWWTYTPADFLMFSPRVYVRLIERYNQDFWPLQLVFVAALLAIMVLAVREVRFAKIALLPAFAVAWAFCAWQFLWLRYATINWGATYAAMAFFLQAGLVALLSLDPNHRIAVSRLRRYGGMVLALFGLLFHPLLALLSARSLAAAETFGMMPDPTAIATLGTVLSIRGRRLLLLLPIPLLWCAFSGLILLAMEDRGAVVAIASIVFVAVLLLTPDESRTLSGDRR from the coding sequence ATGTCGGAATGGTGGACCTATACGCCTGCCGATTTCCTGATGTTCTCGCCGCGCGTCTACGTTCGCCTGATCGAGCGCTACAATCAGGATTTCTGGCCACTTCAGCTCGTCTTCGTGGCCGCCCTGCTGGCGATCATGGTTCTCGCGGTCAGGGAGGTACGGTTCGCGAAGATCGCGCTCCTGCCGGCCTTTGCCGTGGCCTGGGCTTTTTGCGCTTGGCAGTTCCTCTGGCTTCGCTATGCAACCATAAACTGGGGCGCAACCTATGCTGCAATGGCCTTCTTTCTTCAGGCCGGGCTCGTGGCGCTTCTCAGCCTTGATCCGAACCATCGCATCGCCGTCAGCCGATTGCGCCGCTACGGCGGTATGGTTCTTGCCCTATTCGGGCTCCTGTTTCACCCGCTTCTCGCATTGCTTTCGGCGCGTTCGCTGGCCGCCGCCGAAACCTTCGGCATGATGCCAGATCCGACCGCCATCGCGACGCTCGGCACGGTGCTGTCGATCAGAGGGAGACGCCTGTTGCTACTTCTGCCGATCCCCCTCCTCTGGTGCGCTTTCAGCGGCCTGATCCTGCTGGCGATGGAGGATCGCGGCGCAGTCGTCGCCATTGCCTCGATCGTCTTTGTCGCGGTCTTGCTGCTGACCCCGGACGAGTCCCGAACCCTTTCCGGTGACCGACGATGA
- a CDS encoding LacI family DNA-binding transcriptional regulator, translating to MTIHDVAAAAGVSISTASKALNNTGRMGAETRERVKRIAGEIGFRPNALARGLLSKRSFTIGLLTNDTYGRFTLPVMAGISEALVDHGVSVFLCAIEDDPALGQVHVEAMLDKQVDGIIASGKRLDRRLPVDLSSLPVPVVYAFTEGTENSVTLRSDDAQGARLAVEWLAQLGRRRIAHITGPEDFFSVRERSSAYREVAGDFEPVLYGIWAESWGHEAVGSIWGRPGEKPDAIFCGNDQIARGVVDALRERGIRVPEDVSVVGFDNWEIVAAQTRPPLTSIDMGLKELGREAGLTVLALAEGRPIEPGVRKLPCRLVVRQSCGGMSPTE from the coding sequence GTGACCATTCATGACGTTGCTGCGGCGGCAGGCGTCAGTATTTCAACGGCCTCGAAGGCGTTGAACAATACTGGCCGCATGGGTGCCGAAACGCGCGAGCGCGTGAAGCGGATCGCGGGCGAAATCGGCTTCAGGCCGAATGCTCTTGCACGCGGACTGCTCAGCAAACGCAGCTTCACCATCGGGCTTCTGACGAACGACACCTACGGGCGTTTTACTTTACCGGTCATGGCGGGCATTTCGGAAGCGCTGGTCGATCACGGCGTCTCGGTATTCCTGTGCGCCATCGAGGACGATCCGGCGCTGGGGCAGGTCCATGTCGAAGCCATGCTCGACAAGCAGGTCGATGGCATCATCGCCTCCGGCAAGCGCTTGGACCGGCGCTTGCCGGTCGATCTGTCGAGCCTGCCGGTGCCCGTCGTCTATGCCTTTACCGAAGGAACCGAAAACAGCGTGACGCTGCGCTCGGATGATGCGCAGGGCGCGCGTCTTGCGGTTGAATGGCTGGCACAGCTCGGGCGCCGCCGGATCGCGCATATCACTGGACCTGAAGATTTCTTCTCGGTCCGGGAGCGCTCCAGCGCCTACCGCGAAGTCGCCGGCGATTTCGAGCCGGTCCTTTACGGCATCTGGGCGGAAAGCTGGGGTCATGAGGCCGTCGGGTCGATCTGGGGTCGGCCCGGCGAAAAGCCCGATGCCATCTTCTGCGGCAACGACCAGATCGCCCGTGGCGTGGTCGACGCCTTGCGCGAGCGAGGCATCAGGGTCCCGGAAGACGTGTCGGTGGTCGGCTTCGACAACTGGGAGATCGTCGCGGCACAAACCCGCCCGCCGCTGACGTCCATCGACATGGGTTTGAAGGAACTTGGCCGCGAGGCCGGACTCACCGTGCTTGCGCTTGCGGAGGGAAGGCCGATTGAGCCGGGCGTGAGGAAATTGCCGTGCCGGTTGGTTGTCCGGCAATCGTGCGGGGGCATGAGCCCCACGGAATAA
- a CDS encoding ABC transporter substrate-binding protein, translating to MIKRLLAATSIVTLCLASGASAAEKIEMWVRSGIGESFKKVVEAYNASHENQVAMTEVPFSELVQKYATAIAGGQAPDALSLDLIYTPAFAAAGQLEDLTDWAKALPYFNSLSPSHVKLGTYQDRIYGLPLSVETSIFAWNKDLYKKAGLDPEKAPTSWEEIEANAEKIRALGDDIYGFYFSGGGCGGCMIFTFTPLVWGSGADILSADGKTATLDTPEMRKAVDIYRSMVKKDLVPASAASDNGVNFLTFTNGKIGQQSIGAFAIGTLVTENPDINFGVTLIPGVNGGTSSFAGGDNFVITKGTKKIDAVKEFLEYTYSMDGQKVMAKYGSLPTRGDIADKVLEGLDPRMQVGIKAIEVAKTPYTLQFNDLINSANGPWATFTNAAIYGDDVDGAFSNAQSEMQSIIDTGQ from the coding sequence ATGATCAAGCGTCTATTGGCAGCAACGAGCATCGTTACCTTGTGCTTGGCGTCGGGTGCGTCGGCCGCCGAGAAGATCGAAATGTGGGTTCGCTCAGGCATCGGCGAATCCTTCAAGAAGGTCGTCGAGGCCTACAATGCCAGCCACGAGAACCAGGTCGCCATGACCGAAGTGCCGTTCTCCGAACTGGTGCAAAAATATGCGACCGCGATCGCGGGCGGACAGGCCCCGGACGCGCTTTCGCTCGACCTCATCTACACCCCGGCCTTTGCGGCCGCCGGCCAGCTCGAGGACCTGACCGACTGGGCCAAGGCCCTGCCCTACTTCAATTCGCTCTCGCCGTCGCACGTCAAGCTCGGTACCTACCAGGACCGCATCTACGGCCTGCCGCTTTCGGTCGAGACTTCGATCTTTGCCTGGAACAAGGACCTCTACAAGAAGGCCGGCCTCGATCCGGAAAAGGCGCCGACCAGTTGGGAGGAGATCGAAGCCAATGCTGAAAAGATCCGCGCGCTCGGTGACGATATTTACGGCTTCTACTTCTCCGGCGGCGGTTGCGGCGGCTGCATGATCTTCACCTTCACCCCGCTCGTCTGGGGTTCGGGTGCCGACATTCTCTCCGCTGACGGCAAGACGGCGACGCTCGACACGCCGGAAATGCGCAAGGCGGTCGATATCTATCGCTCGATGGTCAAGAAGGACCTCGTGCCAGCGAGCGCGGCCAGCGACAATGGCGTAAACTTCCTGACTTTCACGAACGGCAAGATCGGCCAGCAAAGCATCGGCGCCTTTGCCATCGGCACGCTGGTGACTGAAAACCCCGACATCAACTTCGGCGTGACGCTGATCCCCGGCGTCAACGGCGGAACCTCGTCCTTTGCCGGCGGCGATAACTTCGTTATCACCAAAGGCACGAAGAAGATCGACGCGGTGAAGGAATTCCTCGAATACACCTATTCGATGGACGGTCAGAAGGTGATGGCGAAATACGGCAGCCTGCCGACCCGCGGCGATATCGCCGACAAGGTGCTTGAGGGTCTCGACCCGCGCATGCAGGTGGGCATCAAGGCGATCGAAGTCGCCAAGACACCCTACACGCTACAATTCAACGATCTGATCAACAGCGCCAACGGCCCTTGGGCAACCTTCACCAATGCGGCAATCTATGGCGACGATGTCGACGGGGCATTCTCGAATGCCCAGTCGGAAATGCAGTCGATCATCGATACTGGCCAGTGA
- a CDS encoding carbohydrate ABC transporter permease yields MAGSGPGKALPVRRRRRHSQWRGLLYIAPAMALVIVFFVMPVLFTGWMSLHNWPLLGSPRWIGFNNYFRMANDARFASALRFTTYYTVIVTIAIFAVAFPLAIFVEKHRRFVGAYRTIIFLPVVVGLASASLLWVWLANVDSGFIGPALKALGIVEKSPNLLATFDSAFFTIIVMVVWKIAGFTMIILLTGLQAIPPELTEAARIDGAGPWQRFRHLTLPLMRRTIALALIISVTGSILAFDQFYIMTSGGPQNRMISVVYYIFNQSFVSFNLGYGAALSIALLAILVVISVMQLRLLRVGEDRP; encoded by the coding sequence ATGGCCGGCTCTGGCCCAGGAAAAGCATTGCCCGTGCGCAGGAGACGGCGCCACTCGCAGTGGCGCGGCCTTCTTTACATCGCCCCGGCGATGGCCCTCGTCATCGTCTTCTTCGTCATGCCGGTGCTGTTTACCGGGTGGATGAGCCTGCACAACTGGCCGCTGCTCGGTTCGCCGCGCTGGATCGGCTTCAACAACTATTTCCGCATGGCGAACGACGCGCGCTTCGCATCGGCACTGCGCTTCACGACTTACTACACGGTGATCGTAACAATCGCGATCTTCGCCGTCGCCTTTCCATTGGCGATCTTCGTCGAGAAGCACCGACGCTTCGTCGGCGCCTACCGCACCATCATTTTCTTGCCGGTCGTCGTCGGGCTCGCCTCGGCGTCGTTGCTCTGGGTCTGGCTCGCAAACGTCGACAGCGGCTTCATCGGCCCTGCCCTGAAGGCACTCGGGATCGTTGAGAAGAGCCCCAATCTGCTTGCGACTTTCGATAGCGCCTTCTTTACGATCATCGTCATGGTCGTCTGGAAGATCGCCGGCTTCACGATGATCATCCTGCTCACGGGACTGCAGGCAATTCCACCCGAGCTGACCGAGGCGGCCCGTATCGACGGTGCCGGTCCATGGCAGCGGTTCCGCCATCTCACTCTGCCGCTGATGCGCCGGACGATCGCCCTGGCGCTGATCATTTCGGTGACAGGCTCGATCCTGGCGTTCGACCAGTTCTACATCATGACGAGCGGCGGTCCGCAAAACCGCATGATCTCCGTCGTCTACTACATCTTCAACCAGTCCTTCGTGTCCTTCAATCTCGGCTATGGCGCGGCTCTCTCGATCGCGCTCCTCGCCATCCTGGTGGTTATCAGCGTCATGCAACTACGGCTGCTTCGCGTCGGGGAGGATCGCCCATGA